One segment of Neobacillus endophyticus DNA contains the following:
- the disA gene encoding DNA integrity scanning diadenylate cyclase DisA: MDHKKLGDQSIMDVLQFIAPGTPIREGLDNVLRANTGGLIVIGYNEKVKNIVDGGFEINCPFSPSFLYELAKMDGAIILNETGNRILIANAQLAPDADIPSSETGMRHRTAERTAKQTKALVIAISQRRNVISLYQGNLRYALKDIAVILTKANQAIQTLEKYKVVLEQSITNLSILEFEESVTYNDFLLVLHRFEMVLKIKNELLALLYELGTEGRLIRLQMNEILTDLEEEMMLIIRDYAFEREVKARDILAKMQVLANNGTIEDMVLLKLLGYLGYVHLDENKHPRGYRILNKIPRLPSIIIENLVSSFKILPKILFATEQELDEVEGIGEVRAKKIKEGFKLIKERLYIDRHL, encoded by the coding sequence ATGGATCATAAAAAGCTTGGTGATCAGTCTATCATGGATGTATTGCAGTTCATTGCACCGGGTACACCAATCCGAGAGGGATTAGATAATGTTCTTAGAGCTAATACAGGCGGCCTTATTGTTATTGGATATAACGAAAAAGTAAAAAATATCGTTGACGGCGGTTTCGAAATAAATTGTCCATTTTCGCCAAGTTTTTTGTATGAGCTGGCAAAAATGGACGGAGCTATTATTCTCAATGAGACGGGGAATAGAATTCTGATTGCCAATGCACAGCTAGCACCTGATGCGGATATCCCGTCCTCGGAAACGGGCATGCGTCACCGAACTGCGGAGCGTACTGCGAAACAAACAAAAGCTCTGGTGATTGCCATTTCTCAAAGAAGAAATGTCATTTCCTTATATCAAGGGAATCTTCGTTATGCTTTAAAAGATATCGCGGTGATCTTAACTAAAGCGAACCAAGCAATACAAACATTGGAAAAGTATAAGGTAGTATTGGAACAAAGTATAACGAATCTAAGTATTCTAGAGTTTGAGGAGTCTGTTACATATAATGACTTTTTGCTTGTGCTTCACCGTTTTGAAATGGTGCTAAAGATTAAGAACGAACTTTTGGCCCTTTTATACGAGCTGGGTACAGAAGGCCGGCTGATTCGATTACAAATGAATGAGATTTTGACGGATTTGGAAGAAGAAATGATGCTGATCATCAGGGATTATGCCTTTGAGCGGGAAGTAAAAGCCAGAGACATATTGGCCAAAATGCAGGTATTGGCCAATAATGGTACGATTGAAGATATGGTTTTATTAAAATTACTGGGATACCTTGGTTACGTTCATCTTGATGAAAATAAACATCCAAGGGGATATCGAATTTTAAATAAAATCCCCAGACTTCCTTCAATTATTATCGAAAACCTGGTCAGCAGCTTTAAAATTCTCCCTAAAATTCTTTTTGCCACTGAACAAGAACTGGATGAAGTGGAGGGTATTGGGGAAGTTCGAGCGAAGAAAATTAAGGAAGGCTTTAAATTAATTAAAGAGCGTCTTTACATTGATCGTCATTTATAA
- a CDS encoding PIN/TRAM domain-containing protein, whose translation MLRRIVQACFLIIGGTLGILLLPGLFHVLHITGFPLIYNSYVTAIIGAIIFYLITFWAVDYVFNFIKRAEDSLVKVPVTDVLFGSVGLIFGLLVAFLIGFALNSFRAPILNAVAPILLTLLLGYLGFQVGFKKRDELLGLFSKGSSKKKTAEEENEKAAKQSLKILDTSVIIDGRVADICQTGFLEGTIVIPQFVLEELQHIADSSDVLKRNRGRRGLDILNRIQKELAVKVEIYEGDFEEVQEVDSKLVKLAKLTNGILVTNDFNLNKVCELQNVSVLNINDLANAVKPVVLPGEELTVQVIKDGKEYHQGVAYLDDGTMIVVEEGREYIGKRIDVLVTSVLQTSAGRMIFAKPKLLEKAL comes from the coding sequence ATGTTAAGACGAATTGTGCAAGCTTGCTTCCTTATTATCGGTGGTACGCTTGGTATATTATTATTGCCGGGGTTGTTCCATGTACTTCACATTACCGGCTTTCCGTTGATTTATAATTCCTATGTCACTGCTATTATAGGTGCTATTATTTTTTATCTTATTACCTTTTGGGCAGTAGATTACGTGTTTAATTTTATTAAAAGGGCTGAAGACTCCTTGGTGAAGGTTCCAGTAACCGATGTGTTATTTGGGAGTGTAGGGCTGATTTTTGGGTTATTGGTCGCCTTTTTGATCGGATTTGCCTTAAATTCATTCCGAGCGCCCATATTAAATGCGGTTGCACCCATTTTGCTGACATTATTATTAGGTTACCTTGGTTTTCAAGTAGGTTTTAAGAAGAGGGATGAACTATTGGGCCTTTTCAGTAAGGGGAGCAGCAAGAAAAAGACCGCGGAAGAAGAGAATGAGAAGGCAGCGAAACAATCTTTAAAAATACTAGATACGAGTGTTATTATTGATGGACGTGTGGCGGATATTTGCCAGACAGGCTTTCTTGAAGGCACAATTGTGATTCCACAGTTTGTTCTCGAGGAGTTACAGCATATCGCAGATTCCTCCGATGTGTTAAAGCGAAATCGTGGACGAAGAGGATTAGATATTTTAAATCGGATTCAAAAAGAGCTCGCAGTGAAAGTCGAGATTTACGAAGGTGATTTTGAGGAGGTTCAGGAAGTTGATTCAAAGCTGGTCAAGCTGGCTAAATTAACAAACGGAATCCTCGTTACCAACGATTTTAATTTAAATAAGGTATGTGAATTACAAAACGTTTCAGTATTGAATATTAATGATTTGGCAAATGCCGTTAAACCTGTAGTTTTACCGGGAGAAGAGCTTACTGTTCAGGTCATCAAGGATGGAAAAGAGTACCACCAAGGTGTAGCCTATTTGGATGATGGAACCATGATTGTCGTTGAAGAGGGAAGAGAATATATTGGAAAAAGGATTGATGTCCTTGTTACTAGCGTTCTTCAGACATCTGCTGGCCGAATGATTTTTGCCAAGCCCAAATTATTAGAAAAAGCACTATAA
- the gltX gene encoding glutamate--tRNA ligase, producing MANEVRVRYAPSPTGHLHIGNARTALFNYLFARHHKGKFIIRIEDTDKKRNIEGGEESQLKYLKWLGMDWDESVDVGGDYGPYRQSERNDIYEQYYKQLLENGQAYKCYCTEEELEAEREAQTERGETPQYSGKCRHLTAEDRERLENEGRQPSIRIAVPSEKTYTFDDMVKGVVSFESEGMGDWVIVKKDGTPTYNFAVAIDDYLMEISHVLRGDDHISNTPKQLMVYEALGWTPPVFGHMTLIVNESRRKLSKRDETIIQFIEQYEELGYLPEALFNFITLLGWSPAGEEEIFSRNEFIEIFDANRLSKSPALFDKQKLLWMNNQYMKKIETDRAVELAMPHLIKAGRFSGDLTADEKQWVHRLVGLLQEKMSYGAEIVELSEMFFKDEILFEAEAKEVLSGEQVPGVLKAFLHELDQLESFQADGIQAAMKAVQKSTGQKGKNLFMPIRSAVTGQTHGPDLPMTIELLGKQKIQKRIQQIIG from the coding sequence ATGGCAAACGAGGTTCGTGTACGGTATGCACCAAGTCCAACAGGACATTTACATATCGGGAATGCCCGTACAGCATTATTCAATTATTTATTTGCCCGCCATCATAAAGGGAAATTCATCATCCGCATTGAAGATACGGATAAGAAGCGGAATATTGAAGGCGGCGAGGAAAGCCAGCTTAAATATTTAAAGTGGCTTGGAATGGATTGGGATGAAAGTGTGGATGTTGGCGGAGATTATGGCCCATATCGCCAATCAGAACGAAATGATATTTATGAGCAATATTACAAACAGCTGCTTGAAAATGGGCAAGCCTATAAATGTTATTGTACGGAAGAAGAGTTGGAGGCAGAACGGGAGGCTCAAACGGAAAGAGGCGAAACACCTCAGTATTCTGGAAAATGCCGTCACTTAACAGCAGAAGACCGTGAGCGTTTAGAAAATGAAGGGCGTCAGCCGAGCATTCGTATAGCAGTTCCTTCTGAAAAAACCTATACATTTGATGATATGGTCAAGGGGGTTGTTTCCTTTGAATCGGAAGGAATGGGCGACTGGGTCATTGTAAAAAAAGACGGCACACCGACCTATAACTTTGCTGTGGCTATTGATGATTATCTAATGGAAATTTCACATGTACTCCGCGGTGATGATCATATTTCCAATACACCAAAACAGTTGATGGTATATGAGGCACTGGGCTGGACACCGCCTGTTTTTGGTCACATGACATTGATTGTCAATGAAAGCCGCAGAAAGTTGAGTAAGCGTGATGAAACGATTATTCAGTTCATTGAACAGTATGAAGAATTAGGCTATCTGCCAGAAGCCTTATTTAACTTTATCACACTCTTAGGCTGGTCACCGGCAGGGGAAGAGGAGATTTTCTCAAGGAACGAATTTATTGAGATTTTTGATGCAAACCGCCTATCCAAATCACCAGCGTTGTTTGATAAGCAAAAGCTCTTATGGATGAACAACCAATACATGAAGAAAATTGAAACCGACCGTGCAGTGGAACTGGCGATGCCTCATCTAATCAAAGCAGGACGATTTAGTGGAGATCTCACTGCTGACGAAAAACAGTGGGTACACCGATTGGTTGGACTGCTTCAGGAAAAAATGAGTTATGGTGCGGAAATTGTTGAGTTATCCGAAATGTTTTTTAAAGATGAAATACTTTTTGAAGCAGAAGCGAAAGAGGTTCTTTCTGGAGAGCAGGTTCCAGGGGTACTTAAAGCATTTTTACATGAATTAGATCAACTGGAAAGCTTCCAGGCAGACGGAATTCAGGCAGCGATGAAGGCAGTGCAAAAGTCTACAGGCCAAAAAGGAAAGAATCTGTTCATGCCGATTCGCTCCGCGGTGACAGGACAGACTCACGGACCGGATCTTCCTATGACCATTGAACTTTTAGGTAAGCAAAAAATTCAAAAAAGAATTCAGCAAATTATTGGTTAA
- a CDS encoding UvrB/UvrC motif-containing protein: MICQECNQRPAALHFTKIINGEKTEVHLCEKCAQDHGEMFIFGGDSGFTINNLLAGLFNIDASFQKPAQSPFHQEEILQCSHCTMTFPQFLKVGRFGCAHCYETFKDQLKPVLKRVHSGNWSHAGKIPKRIGGSIHLKKQVEELKNELQDCITHEEFEKAAQIRDEIRILEKKIAGSLEGGE, encoded by the coding sequence ATGATTTGCCAAGAGTGCAATCAAAGACCTGCCGCACTTCATTTTACAAAAATCATAAATGGAGAAAAAACTGAAGTGCATCTTTGTGAGAAGTGCGCCCAGGATCATGGTGAAATGTTTATTTTTGGCGGAGATTCAGGTTTTACGATTAATAATTTGCTGGCTGGCTTATTTAATATTGATGCATCCTTTCAAAAGCCTGCACAAAGTCCATTTCATCAAGAAGAAATTTTGCAATGCAGCCACTGCACTATGACATTTCCACAGTTTTTAAAGGTGGGCCGCTTTGGATGTGCCCATTGTTATGAAACGTTTAAAGACCAATTAAAGCCGGTCTTGAAGCGTGTGCACAGTGGGAATTGGAGCCACGCTGGAAAAATTCCTAAAAGAATCGGCGGCAGCATCCATCTTAAGAAACAGGTTGAAGAATTAAAAAATGAGTTGCAAGATTGTATAACTCATGAAGAGTTTGAAAAGGCAGCACAGATTCGGGATGAAATCCGCATCCTTGAGAAAAAGATTGCCGGAAGTCTTGAGGGAGGGGAATAA
- the ispF gene encoding 2-C-methyl-D-erythritol 2,4-cyclodiphosphate synthase, giving the protein MFRIGQGFDVHQLTEGRPLIIGGIKIPYEKGLLGHSDADVLLHTISDACLGAIGEGDIGKHFPDTDPKFKGADSAKLMEHVWQLVKSKGYELGNLDCTIIAQKPKMAPYIEQMRGRIAELLEASSEQINVKATTTEKLGFTGRGEGIASQAVVLLRKVD; this is encoded by the coding sequence ATGTTTCGTATTGGTCAAGGCTTTGATGTCCATCAATTAACAGAGGGTCGCCCGCTTATTATTGGCGGCATAAAGATCCCATATGAAAAGGGGTTGTTAGGCCATTCTGATGCAGATGTTTTATTGCATACCATCTCTGATGCTTGCCTTGGTGCCATTGGGGAGGGGGATATCGGAAAACATTTCCCAGATACGGATCCAAAATTCAAAGGAGCAGACTCTGCTAAGTTAATGGAGCATGTTTGGCAGTTGGTGAAATCTAAAGGTTATGAACTTGGCAATCTGGATTGCACCATTATTGCTCAAAAACCGAAAATGGCCCCTTATATTGAGCAAATGCGCGGTCGGATTGCCGAATTGCTTGAGGCCTCATCTGAACAAATAAATGTGAAAGCTACAACAACAGAAAAATTAGGTTTTACGGGCAGAGGAGAAGGGATTGCATCCCAGGCAGTTGTACTTCTAAGAAAAGTCGATTGA
- a CDS encoding protein arginine kinase produces MSLERFLNQAVSSWMNEEGPDSDIVLSTRIRYARNLAAYKFPTLFSHEEAKRIISELEEFIKVSDFYKFGQMELLRIDEMQPLQKRVLVEKHLISPHLAEDSPYGAVLLTENEEVSIMINEEDHIRIQCLFPGLQLSEALNTANEVDDWLESHIEYAFDEKYGYLSSCPTNVGTGIRASVMMHLPGLILTQQMNRIIPAINQLGLVVRGIYGEGSEALGNIFQISNQITLGKSEEDICRDLMGVVSQLISQERSAREALRKTSNIQLEDRVFRSLGVLVNSRIIESKEAARCLSDVRLGIDMGYIQNLPRTILNELMILTQPGFLQQYAGGPLRPFERDIRRASLIRERIKMESQ; encoded by the coding sequence GTGTCACTAGAACGCTTTCTTAATCAAGCGGTAAGCTCCTGGATGAATGAGGAAGGACCTGATTCCGATATTGTCCTTAGCACTCGAATACGCTATGCCCGAAACCTTGCAGCATATAAATTTCCTACTCTATTTTCACATGAAGAAGCAAAAAGAATTATTAGTGAACTGGAGGAATTTATTAAAGTCTCTGATTTTTATAAATTCGGGCAAATGGAATTACTGCGTATTGATGAAATGCAGCCACTGCAGAAACGGGTTTTAGTTGAGAAGCATTTAATCAGCCCTCATTTGGCAGAAGATTCACCATATGGTGCGGTATTATTAACCGAAAATGAAGAAGTTAGTATTATGATAAATGAAGAGGATCATATCAGAATTCAATGCCTGTTCCCAGGGTTACAATTATCAGAAGCATTAAATACCGCAAATGAAGTGGATGATTGGCTCGAAAGCCATATTGAATATGCATTTGATGAAAAATATGGTTATTTATCGAGCTGTCCTACCAATGTTGGCACAGGGATTAGAGCTTCCGTCATGATGCACTTGCCAGGATTGATTCTAACCCAGCAAATGAATCGAATCATACCTGCGATTAATCAGCTAGGGCTTGTGGTAAGAGGAATTTATGGTGAAGGAAGTGAGGCCCTGGGGAATATTTTCCAAATTTCCAACCAAATTACACTCGGAAAGTCGGAAGAAGATATCTGCCGTGATCTTATGGGTGTGGTCAGCCAGTTAATTTCACAGGAAAGGTCAGCGCGTGAAGCATTACGTAAGACTTCTAACATACAATTAGAAGACAGAGTGTTCCGTTCTTTGGGAGTTTTAGTAAATAGCCGAATCATTGAATCAAAAGAAGCAGCTAGGTGTTTATCAGATGTTCGGCTTGGAATTGATATGGGCTATATTCAAAATTTGCCCAGAACCATACTTAATGAATTAATGATATTAACCCAGCCAGGTTTTCTTCAGCAATATGCCGGCGGTCCTTTAAGACCGTTTGAAAGGGATATCAGACGAGCGTCGTTAATTCGCGAACGAATTAAAATGGAGTCTCAATAA
- the clpC gene encoding ATP-dependent protease ATP-binding subunit ClpC, with translation MMFGRFTERAQKVLALAQEEAIRLGHNNIGTEHILLGLVREGEGIAAKALYGLGLGSDKIQKEVENLIGKGTDTPQTIHYTPRAKKVIELSMDEARKLGHSYVGTEHILLGLIREGEGVAARVLNNLGVSLNKARQQVLQLLGSNESGGHQGGASASANTPTLDSLARDLTSIAREGSLDPVIGRSKEIQRVIEVLSRRTKNNPVLIGEPGVGKTAIAEGLAQQIVNNEVPEILRDKRVMTLDMGTVVAGTKYRGEFEDRLKKVMDEIRQAGNIILFIDELHTLIGAGGAEGAIDASNILKPSLARGELQCIGATTLDEYRKYIEKDAALERRFQPIRVDEPTADESIQILQGLRDRYEAHHRVSITDEAIEAAVKLSDRYISDRFLPDKAIDLIDEAGSKVRLRSYTTPPNLKELEVRLEEVRKEKDAAVQSQEFEKAASLRDSEQRLREQLEETKKTWKEKQGQENNQVTVDDIANVVSSWTGVPVSKLAQTETAKLLNLEEILHSRVIGQDEAVKAVSKAVRRARAGLKDPKRPIGSFVFLGPTGVGKTELARALAEAMFGDEDAMIRIDMSEYMEKHSTSRLVGSPPGYVGYEEGGQLTEKVRRKPYSVILLDEIEKAHPDVFNILLQVLEDGRLTDSKGRTVDFRNTVLIMTSNVGAEALKRNKYVGFNIQDTADQDYKDMKGKVMEELKKAFRPEFLNRIDEIIVFHALEKKHLEEIVTLLSDQLIKRLNEQNISIELSPAAKGKISEEGYDPEYGARPLRRAIQKHIEDRLSEELLKGTLLTGQHAVIDVENNEFVVKTAEKTGATK, from the coding sequence ATGATGTTCGGTCGTTTTACTGAAAGAGCGCAAAAAGTACTTGCACTAGCACAAGAAGAGGCAATTCGCCTTGGTCATAATAATATTGGAACTGAGCATATTTTATTAGGACTGGTACGTGAAGGTGAAGGAATCGCTGCAAAAGCCCTATATGGTCTTGGACTAGGTTCTGATAAAATTCAAAAAGAAGTGGAAAATCTTATTGGCAAAGGGACTGATACACCGCAAACGATCCACTATACCCCTAGAGCAAAGAAGGTTATTGAGCTTTCTATGGATGAGGCGCGAAAATTAGGCCATTCCTATGTCGGGACAGAACATATCCTTCTAGGGTTAATTCGTGAAGGTGAAGGAGTTGCTGCCCGAGTTCTAAATAATCTTGGGGTAAGCTTAAATAAAGCCCGTCAGCAGGTACTGCAATTACTTGGTAGTAACGAATCAGGAGGACACCAAGGTGGAGCATCCGCCAGTGCCAATACGCCAACTCTTGATAGTCTTGCTAGAGATCTGACATCCATTGCCCGTGAAGGAAGTCTTGACCCTGTAATTGGGAGAAGCAAAGAAATACAACGGGTTATTGAGGTATTAAGTCGCCGCACGAAAAATAATCCAGTACTAATCGGCGAACCTGGTGTCGGGAAAACAGCAATTGCTGAAGGATTGGCTCAGCAAATTGTCAATAATGAGGTACCCGAAATACTGCGTGATAAGCGGGTTATGACTCTTGATATGGGAACGGTCGTTGCCGGGACAAAATATCGAGGTGAGTTTGAAGACCGCTTGAAGAAAGTAATGGATGAAATCCGACAAGCTGGAAACATCATTTTATTTATTGATGAACTGCATACATTAATTGGCGCAGGTGGTGCTGAGGGAGCCATTGATGCCTCTAATATTTTGAAACCTTCGCTTGCCCGCGGTGAACTTCAGTGCATTGGAGCAACAACGCTGGATGAGTATCGAAAATATATTGAAAAAGATGCAGCTTTGGAACGGCGCTTCCAGCCAATCCGGGTGGATGAACCGACTGCTGATGAGTCGATTCAAATTTTACAAGGGTTGCGTGATCGTTATGAAGCACATCACCGTGTTTCAATCACGGATGAAGCGATTGAAGCAGCAGTAAAGTTGTCTGACCGTTACATTTCTGACCGCTTCCTTCCTGATAAAGCGATTGATTTAATTGATGAAGCTGGTTCAAAAGTTAGATTGCGTTCTTATACTACACCTCCAAATTTAAAAGAGTTGGAGGTAAGGCTTGAAGAAGTGCGGAAGGAAAAAGATGCTGCTGTACAAAGCCAGGAATTTGAAAAAGCGGCTTCTTTAAGAGATTCGGAACAGCGTTTGCGTGAACAGCTGGAGGAAACCAAGAAGACTTGGAAGGAAAAACAAGGACAAGAAAATAACCAGGTAACCGTTGATGATATTGCCAATGTGGTTTCCAGCTGGACGGGAGTACCCGTTTCCAAACTTGCGCAAACTGAAACAGCAAAACTGCTGAATTTAGAAGAAATTCTCCATTCCCGTGTGATTGGTCAGGATGAAGCAGTTAAGGCAGTGTCTAAGGCTGTTCGCCGTGCTAGAGCCGGTTTAAAAGATCCAAAACGCCCTATTGGCTCGTTTGTATTCCTTGGCCCTACAGGTGTAGGAAAAACTGAATTAGCAAGAGCTTTAGCAGAAGCAATGTTTGGTGATGAGGATGCGATGATCCGTATTGATATGTCAGAGTATATGGAAAAACACTCGACATCCCGTCTTGTAGGGTCTCCTCCTGGATATGTAGGCTATGAGGAAGGCGGACAATTAACGGAAAAAGTCCGCAGAAAACCTTATTCCGTTATTTTGCTCGATGAGATTGAAAAAGCACATCCCGATGTCTTCAATATTTTATTACAAGTCCTTGAGGATGGCCGATTAACAGATTCCAAAGGAAGAACCGTTGATTTCCGAAATACTGTTTTAATTATGACATCCAATGTAGGCGCAGAAGCACTAAAACGTAATAAATATGTGGGCTTTAACATTCAAGATACAGCGGATCAAGATTATAAAGATATGAAAGGCAAAGTAATGGAAGAATTAAAGAAAGCTTTCCGTCCAGAATTTTTGAACAGGATTGATGAAATTATTGTCTTCCATGCGCTTGAGAAAAAGCATCTTGAAGAGATTGTAACCTTGTTATCTGACCAGCTTATTAAGCGTCTGAATGAGCAAAATATTTCGATTGAGCTATCACCTGCTGCGAAAGGCAAAATTTCTGAGGAAGGGTACGATCCGGAATATGGTGCAAGACCACTCCGCCGTGCTATCCAGAAGCATATTGAAGACCGCCTTTCTGAGGAACTGTTAAAGGGTACCTTGTTAACGGGTCAGCATGCGGTGATCGATGTCGAAAATAATGAATTTGTAGTTAAAACTGCAGAGAAGACAGGTGCAACGAAATAA
- the radA gene encoding DNA repair protein RadA codes for MVKRKTKFICQECGYESPKWMGKCPGCGAWNKMVEEVEITGTARRGAFAHSQGGHAISSKPAPITSIEMVSEPRIHTDLKELNRVLGGGVVRGSLVLIGGDPGIGKSTLLLQVSSQLANKGHQVLYISGEESLRQTKLRAERLNASSENLLVYAETNLEEINRTIEGLNPSFVIIDSIQTVFHPDVTSAPGSVSQVRECTAELMRIGKTKGIAIFIVGHVTKEGSIAGPRLLEHMVDTVLYFEGERHHTYRILRAVKNRFGSTNEMGIFEMKESGLEEVENPSEIFLEERSRGAAGSTVVASMEGTRPVLVEIQALISPTSFGNPRRMATGIDYNRVPLLMAVLEKRVGMLLANQDAYVKVAGGVKLDEPAIDLAVAVSIASSFRDKPTRPTDCIIGEVGLTGEVRRVSRIEQRVQEAAKLGFERVILPANNLGGWSGPKGVELIGVSSVSEALQAALGG; via the coding sequence ATGGTTAAACGAAAAACAAAGTTTATCTGCCAGGAGTGCGGGTATGAGTCACCTAAATGGATGGGGAAATGCCCTGGATGTGGTGCGTGGAATAAGATGGTAGAGGAAGTTGAGATAACGGGAACAGCAAGGAGAGGGGCATTTGCTCATTCTCAAGGAGGGCATGCTATCTCGTCAAAGCCTGCCCCCATTACATCGATTGAAATGGTGAGTGAGCCGAGAATTCATACGGATTTAAAGGAGTTAAACCGAGTTCTGGGCGGCGGTGTCGTAAGAGGATCCTTAGTGCTTATTGGCGGGGACCCTGGCATTGGGAAATCAACATTGCTCCTGCAAGTATCCTCGCAGCTGGCGAATAAAGGCCATCAAGTTTTATACATATCTGGTGAAGAATCATTGCGGCAGACTAAACTCCGTGCAGAAAGATTAAATGCCTCTTCGGAAAACCTGCTCGTCTATGCAGAAACCAACCTGGAAGAAATAAACCGGACTATTGAAGGGCTGAATCCGAGTTTTGTAATCATAGATTCCATTCAGACTGTTTTTCATCCGGACGTTACATCTGCGCCAGGGAGTGTCTCCCAGGTACGTGAATGTACAGCTGAATTAATGCGGATTGGCAAGACAAAAGGCATTGCTATTTTTATTGTTGGCCATGTTACAAAGGAAGGATCGATTGCCGGTCCAAGGCTGCTTGAACATATGGTTGATACGGTTCTTTATTTTGAAGGGGAGAGGCACCATACGTACCGAATTTTAAGAGCCGTCAAGAATCGCTTCGGTTCAACGAATGAAATGGGTATTTTTGAGATGAAGGAGTCTGGGCTTGAAGAGGTAGAGAATCCGTCGGAGATTTTCCTGGAGGAACGTTCACGGGGAGCCGCAGGATCAACCGTAGTGGCATCAATGGAGGGAACCCGCCCTGTACTCGTGGAAATTCAAGCACTTATTTCACCAACGAGTTTCGGAAACCCGAGAAGAATGGCGACAGGAATTGATTATAACCGAGTGCCATTATTAATGGCAGTTCTAGAAAAGCGTGTCGGGATGCTATTAGCCAATCAAGATGCCTATGTAAAGGTAGCCGGCGGTGTAAAATTGGATGAGCCTGCAATTGATTTAGCTGTTGCAGTAAGTATTGCCTCCAGTTTTAGGGATAAGCCGACAAGGCCAACTGATTGTATTATCGGAGAAGTTGGATTAACTGGTGAAGTTAGAAGAGTATCAAGAATCGAACAGCGCGTTCAGGAAGCAGCGAAGCTGGGATTTGAGCGGGTGATCCTCCCTGCCAATAATCTAGGCGGCTGGAGTGGGCCAAAAGGAGTAGAATTAATCGGGGTTTCGTCTGTCAGTGAGGCACTGCAGGCAGCACTTGGAGGGTAG
- the ispD gene encoding 2-C-methyl-D-erythritol 4-phosphate cytidylyltransferase, whose product MTYQVILPAAGRGKRMGAGKNKLLLELDGIPVLIHTLRVFERDAACNGIILAINSQDEPEFQLLFKRFNMTKKVCLVTGGTERQYSIYNALKTVKSDGMILVHDAARPFIQIEHIHRLVEKAEKTGAAIIGVPAKDTMKTVKDGLVAATVERSSLWAIQTPQAFRVSLLQDAYERAEKDQFLGTDDASLVERLGHPIAMVEGDYENIKLTTPEDLYIAEAILKKRQREIS is encoded by the coding sequence ATGACTTACCAGGTCATTTTACCGGCTGCCGGACGAGGGAAAAGAATGGGAGCGGGGAAAAACAAGCTGCTTCTTGAGTTGGACGGCATCCCGGTCTTGATTCACACATTAAGGGTATTCGAGAGAGATGCTGCATGCAACGGGATCATATTAGCGATTAACTCACAAGATGAGCCTGAATTTCAATTGTTATTTAAACGATTTAACATGACGAAAAAGGTCTGTTTAGTGACAGGTGGAACAGAGCGGCAGTATAGCATTTATAATGCTCTTAAAACGGTGAAAAGCGACGGAATGATTCTTGTACATGATGCAGCCCGCCCCTTTATCCAAATTGAACATATCCACCGTTTAGTGGAAAAGGCGGAGAAAACAGGTGCTGCTATAATTGGTGTGCCTGCAAAGGACACAATGAAAACAGTAAAGGATGGATTGGTCGCGGCAACAGTGGAACGTTCAAGCTTGTGGGCTATTCAAACCCCACAAGCTTTTCGTGTTTCCTTACTCCAAGATGCTTATGAACGTGCAGAAAAAGATCAATTTCTTGGAACAGACGATGCCAGTTTAGTCGAGCGCTTAGGACATCCCATTGCGATGGTGGAAGGAGATTATGAGAATATCAAATTAACAACACCGGAAGATTTATATATAGCAGAAGCAATTTTAAAAAAGAGACAAAGGGAGATATCATAA